The Onthophagus taurus isolate NC chromosome 2, IU_Otau_3.0, whole genome shotgun sequence genome includes a window with the following:
- the LOC139429172 gene encoding uncharacterized protein, with protein MPDETILQLWVDGSRRETGSGASVYSVEPTIKVSKPLEIWPTALQAELVAISLAAEEISNKISNKKIIIYCDCKQALLSLGRYRCSSSLLEDCHNNLCEAAASNEITICWTKGHSGNKLYDMEDNLARKSAGEPPRSPEPFIAPTIRSLIELRKEETRKQFLTYWDRTPGCREAKEALMYPDPKRTDLFMRLSRKNLRLVIGLIISHWHLQKHLLNMGISNTDICRGCGEEEESAEHILCDCVALQTLRLSIFGDIQIRMSGIRAAQPGQI; from the coding sequence ATGCCTGACGAAACTATCCTCCAATTATGGGTGGATGGATCTCGTAGGGAAACTGGCTCTGGTGCTTCGGTTTATTCCGTCGAACCaacaataaaagtttctaaaccgCTGGAAATTTGGCCCACCGCGCTCCAAGCGGAGCTGGTGGCCATTTCTCTGGCGGCTGAGGAAATTTCTAACAAAattagtaacaaaaaaattataatatactGTGATTGCAAACAAGCCCTCCTTTCGCTCGGGCGGTATCGCTGTTCATCCTCGTTGCTTGAGGACTGCCATAACAATCTTTGTGAGGCAGCCGCTAGCAATGAGATTACGATCTGCTGGACAAAGGGTCATTCGGGAAATAAGCTTTATGACATGGAGGACAATCTGGCAAGGAAATCTGCAGGCGAACCTCCGAGATCGCCAGAACCATTCATCGCCCCAACAATAAGGTCTTTAATAGAGCTTCGAAAAGAGGAAACACGTAAGCAGTTTCTAACTTACTGGGACAGGACACCAGGATGTCGCGAAGCCAAAGAGGCTCTGATGTACCCTGACCCTAAACGAacagatttatttatgaggCTGTCCAGGAAGAATCTACGTTTGGTCATAGGTCTAATCATTTCACACTGGCATTTACAGAAGCACTTACTGAACATGGGAATAAGTAACACCGATATCTGCAGAGGATGCGGTGAGGAGGAGGAATCGGCGGAACACATTCTATGCGACTGCGTGGCCCTCCAAACATTAAGGTTATCCATTTTTGGAGATATCCAGATTCGCATGAGTGGAATCAGGGCAGCACAACCAGGACAAATCTAG